In the Methylophilus sp. 5 genome, one interval contains:
- a CDS encoding SGNH/GDSL hydrolase family protein, which translates to MRKLFFWFFAFVLFSQQAFAYSGITAIGDSLFDGGDQETAVVSYYKLFGGGQTALPYSNYRFTNGPTAVEYLATELGVNSPASFQNFAVGGATTADMLTFMSSYLNTVSSIDAGHLYVLDGGGNGIETFTAQAAAQNMIDMVALLHSKGATDFLVLGLPALVDAPRFSVATPGVVQFLEDYTRDYNDYLVAGLAGLGLPTSARLTYFDTKTELDNGVAQALSNGFTNLTDACYNGASLCANPDEYIFWDDLHITTKVHEYLGQRMFAAISPVPEPAQAGLLLAGLVMMLARRSQRRLH; encoded by the coding sequence ATGCGTAAGCTATTTTTCTGGTTTTTTGCATTTGTGTTGTTTTCTCAGCAAGCATTTGCCTACAGCGGCATCACTGCGATAGGAGATAGTCTTTTTGACGGTGGTGATCAAGAGACTGCGGTGGTCAGTTATTACAAATTGTTTGGTGGCGGGCAAACTGCTTTGCCTTACAGCAACTATCGTTTTACCAATGGCCCAACGGCTGTTGAATATCTTGCCACTGAGTTGGGGGTAAATTCACCCGCTAGTTTTCAGAATTTTGCCGTGGGTGGCGCAACTACAGCGGATATGCTCACTTTTATGTCGAGTTATTTGAATACGGTATCTTCGATTGATGCTGGACATTTATATGTGCTGGATGGCGGCGGCAACGGCATTGAAACTTTTACTGCACAAGCCGCGGCACAAAATATGATTGATATGGTGGCGTTATTGCATAGCAAAGGCGCGACCGACTTTCTTGTGTTGGGCTTACCTGCGCTGGTTGATGCGCCACGATTCAGCGTGGCTACGCCGGGTGTGGTTCAGTTTTTAGAAGATTACACGAGAGACTACAACGATTACCTGGTTGCGGGGCTTGCAGGATTAGGGTTGCCAACGTCTGCCCGCTTGACTTATTTTGATACCAAAACCGAGTTGGACAATGGCGTGGCACAGGCGCTGAGTAATGGATTTACCAATTTAACAGATGCTTGTTATAACGGCGCAAGCTTATGTGCCAATCCTGATGAGTATATTTTTTGGGATGATTTGCATATCACGACCAAGGTGCACGAGTATCTTGGGCAGCGCATGTTTGCCGCCATTTCTCCAGTGCCTGAGCCTGCGCAAGCGGGATTGCTGCTCGCTGGACTGGTCATGATGCTGGCGCGTCGCAGTCAGCGTCGGCTGCATTAA
- a CDS encoding DUF2237 family protein, with protein sequence MAKNVLGTLLIPCSMHPITGFMRDGCCGFHPEDIGRHTVCAEMTDEFLAFSQAQGNDLSTSRPEYGFPGLKAGNRWCLCARRWLEASEAGYAPPVILESCDESCLEVVSLADLMYHALR encoded by the coding sequence ATGGCAAAAAACGTTCTTGGCACCCTACTCATTCCCTGCAGCATGCACCCAATCACTGGTTTTATGCGCGACGGCTGTTGCGGATTTCACCCGGAAGACATAGGCAGGCACACCGTGTGTGCAGAAATGACAGATGAATTTCTGGCGTTTTCACAGGCGCAAGGCAATGATTTATCAACCTCAAGACCAGAATATGGCTTTCCCGGGCTCAAAGCTGGCAATCGCTGGTGCTTGTGCGCACGGCGCTGGTTAGAAGCAAGCGAAGCTGGTTATGCCCCGCCGGTGATTTTGGAGTCTTGCGATGAAAGTTGCCTGGAAGTAGTCAGCCTGGCCGACCTGATGTATCACGCATTACGATAA
- a CDS encoding EVE domain-containing protein, protein MARYWLMKSEPSDVSIDDLARFPNQTVDWYGVRNYQARNFMRDQMKPGDGVLFYHSNCETPGIAGLCEVSQLAYPDKLQFVEGHKYFDPKSTPENPRWVNVDVKLVRKTRLLSLKEMREVPELANMRTLQKGNRLSITPVDPKEWAVISALLAD, encoded by the coding sequence ATGGCGCGTTACTGGTTGATGAAATCCGAGCCCTCGGACGTTTCGATTGATGATTTGGCAAGGTTTCCAAACCAAACGGTGGATTGGTACGGTGTGCGTAACTATCAGGCCCGCAATTTCATGCGTGACCAGATGAAACCAGGCGACGGCGTGTTGTTTTACCACTCTAATTGTGAGACGCCCGGCATCGCAGGGCTGTGTGAGGTCAGCCAATTGGCTTACCCAGACAAGCTGCAATTTGTGGAGGGGCACAAGTATTTTGACCCGAAATCTACCCCGGAAAATCCACGTTGGGTCAATGTGGATGTCAAACTGGTGCGCAAAACCAGGTTGTTAAGCCTGAAAGAAATGCGGGAAGTGCCTGAGTTGGCCAATATGCGCACTTTGCAAAAAGGGAACCGCCTGTCGATTACACCGGTCGATCCCAAGGAGTGGGCTGTTATTTCGGCGTTATTGGCTGATTGA
- a CDS encoding diguanylate cyclase has protein sequence MNRQRKHAVLYILVAGFLIAFIGVLLFVWIYFSSMREMHQTTRKLYEQPFAVANAALALEADLYQIRGSLLYATLIQADRLQLATTVTFIEAREQLAQQKLAVIAHSYSGDPQQVTRLKQTLAQLNQVRDQILHALEAARYAEANRLIEAQWTARFNQVASLNEVVLKNANQRATQYVNESQQRLEKHTRHGLAYAALLLSLFLTVGIFVAWRIYQLHIEADKFAFTDFLTGIANRRHFIHELESEIRRSQRYGSAFAFAMVDIDHFKKINDQYGHHAGDLILQNFCLRCVNALRTSDMVGRLGGEEFGILMPMTDLHEAARVIERLRSEIDHSVMSDHGEHIHYTASFGLVSTSQLSDQQGLAHLMKMADAALYAAKQQGRNRVFIANH, from the coding sequence ATGAACAGACAACGAAAACATGCCGTGTTGTATATTCTGGTCGCCGGGTTTCTGATCGCTTTTATCGGCGTACTGCTGTTTGTGTGGATTTATTTCTCTAGCATGCGCGAAATGCACCAAACCACGCGCAAGCTTTATGAGCAGCCTTTTGCCGTTGCCAACGCGGCACTGGCTTTAGAGGCCGATTTGTATCAGATTCGCGGTAGTCTGCTCTATGCCACCTTGATTCAGGCGGATCGTTTGCAACTGGCAACGACAGTGACTTTTATTGAGGCGCGTGAGCAGTTGGCGCAGCAAAAACTTGCAGTCATTGCGCATAGTTACTCTGGCGACCCGCAGCAAGTCACTCGGCTTAAACAAACCCTGGCGCAGCTTAATCAGGTGCGCGACCAGATACTGCATGCACTGGAAGCCGCCCGCTATGCAGAGGCTAACCGCCTGATAGAGGCGCAGTGGACTGCGCGATTTAACCAGGTTGCCAGTCTGAATGAGGTGGTGCTCAAAAACGCCAATCAACGTGCTACCCAATATGTGAATGAAAGCCAGCAGCGCCTGGAAAAACACACGCGGCATGGCCTGGCTTATGCGGCACTCCTGCTCAGTTTGTTTTTGACGGTGGGTATTTTCGTGGCCTGGCGCATTTATCAACTGCATATTGAGGCAGACAAGTTTGCCTTTACCGACTTTTTAACCGGCATTGCCAACCGCAGGCATTTTATCCATGAGCTAGAATCAGAAATCCGGCGCAGTCAGCGCTATGGCTCGGCGTTTGCATTTGCGATGGTCGATATTGACCATTTTAAAAAAATCAACGATCAGTACGGGCACCATGCCGGTGACTTGATTTTGCAGAATTTTTGCTTGCGTTGCGTCAATGCTTTACGCACCAGCGATATGGTCGGTCGCCTCGGCGGCGAAGAATTTGGCATTTTAATGCCGATGACAGACCTGCATGAAGCCGCACGCGTGATTGAGCGTCTGCGCTCAGAAATAGACCACAGCGTGATGAGTGATCATGGTGAGCACATTCACTACACGGCATCATTTGGGCTGGTGTCTACCTCGCAGCTTAGCGATCAGCAAGGCCTGGCACATTTGATGAAAATGGCTGATGCCGCGCTCTACGCTGCCAAACAGCAAGGCCGCAATCGCGTCTTTATCGCTAACCATTAA
- a CDS encoding serine protease produces MTKLLIGLLLGCISASLMAEPAEALVHDLNSRVLRVQVGLKNGQYGLGSGVVVAENQVVTNCHVVANASSISVMSGGAAYHAVGVKPDWEHDVCMLQMEDLPLSPVAMKSSRELKYEQPVFTIGYPSFVAAPVSTSGVVKGLFSMDDSVIVRATSSFRQGASGGGLFDDSGALVGLITLKSPGKDAYYYYMSVDWVQALISKPAGPIVVKSELPFWGKPAAEWPHFMKVVYPYLHKDWNGLKVIAEQWTAQEPHNTEAWFYLAAAEYETKDLTLAEQHLHRVVSMNDQHSQAFYYLGMIAEASGKHGEAMASVDTLKHLDAEAADALTVAMKSLP; encoded by the coding sequence ATGACGAAATTATTAATCGGATTATTGTTAGGATGCATAAGCGCATCGCTGATGGCCGAGCCAGCCGAGGCGCTGGTTCATGATTTAAATAGTCGTGTGTTGCGTGTGCAAGTCGGGCTAAAAAACGGCCAGTATGGTTTGGGCTCTGGTGTGGTCGTGGCCGAAAACCAAGTAGTGACCAACTGCCATGTGGTGGCTAATGCCAGCAGTATCAGTGTCATGAGTGGTGGCGCTGCTTATCATGCGGTGGGCGTTAAGCCAGACTGGGAGCATGATGTGTGCATGTTGCAAATGGAAGATTTGCCACTATCCCCAGTGGCGATGAAATCCAGCCGCGAGCTTAAATATGAGCAACCAGTATTTACCATTGGCTACCCTAGTTTTGTAGCTGCCCCAGTGAGTACTAGCGGTGTGGTTAAAGGTTTGTTTAGCATGGATGACTCTGTCATTGTGCGTGCGACCAGCAGCTTTAGGCAAGGTGCCAGCGGCGGCGGCTTGTTTGATGACAGTGGCGCACTGGTGGGCTTGATCACCCTGAAAAGCCCTGGCAAAGACGCTTATTACTACTATATGTCGGTTGACTGGGTGCAAGCATTGATCAGCAAACCAGCAGGCCCTATCGTCGTTAAAAGTGAATTACCTTTTTGGGGCAAGCCTGCAGCTGAGTGGCCACATTTTATGAAGGTGGTGTATCCATACCTGCATAAAGACTGGAACGGTTTGAAAGTGATTGCCGAACAATGGACAGCGCAAGAGCCACATAACACCGAGGCATGGTTTTACCTGGCTGCAGCAGAGTATGAAACCAAAGACTTGACGCTGGCAGAGCAACATCTACATCGTGTGGTAAGCATGAACGATCAGCATAGCCAGGCATTTTATTATCTGGGTATGATTGCCGAGGCGAGCGGTAAACACGGTGAGGCCATGGCCAGTGTCGATACACTTAAGCACCTGGATGCCGAGGCAGCTGACGCGCTCACAGTGGCCATGAAAAGCTTGCCTTAA
- the ahcY gene encoding adenosylhomocysteinase, with product MNTVADIKDYIVADMSLAAWGRKEIAIAETEMPGLMAIREEYAAQQPLKGARITGSLHMTIQTAVLIETLKDLGADVRWASCNIFSTQDHAAAAIAATGTAVFAVKGETLEEYWDYTHRIFEWADRQNGEEVFSNMILDDGGDATLLLHLGSRAEKDLSVVANPTSEEEVCLFNAIKAKLKTDSSWYSNRLAAIKGVTEETTTGVHRLYQMHKEGKLAFPAINVNDSVTKSKFDNLYGCRESLVDGIKRATDVMIAGKIAVVAGYGDVGKGSAQALRALSAQVWVTEIDPICALQAAMEGYRVVTMDYAAEHADIFVTATGNYHVITHDHMAKMKDQAIVCNIGHFDNEIDVAGIEKYQWDEIKPQVDHVIFPDGKRIILLAKGRLVNLGCGTGHPSYVMSSSFANQTIAQIELFTRIEQYPVGVYTLPKHLDEKVAILQLKKLNAQLTTLTDAQAAYIGVSKSGPYKPDHYRY from the coding sequence ATGAATACTGTAGCTGATATCAAAGATTACATCGTGGCTGACATGAGCCTGGCTGCTTGGGGTCGCAAGGAGATTGCGATTGCCGAAACTGAAATGCCAGGCTTGATGGCGATTCGCGAAGAATATGCTGCTCAACAACCACTCAAGGGCGCACGTATTACTGGCTCTTTGCATATGACCATCCAAACAGCAGTGTTGATTGAAACACTGAAGGATCTGGGTGCCGACGTGCGCTGGGCCTCCTGCAATATTTTCTCTACCCAAGACCACGCCGCCGCCGCGATTGCCGCGACAGGCACCGCTGTGTTCGCGGTAAAAGGCGAAACGCTGGAAGAATACTGGGACTACACCCACCGCATTTTTGAATGGGCTGACCGCCAAAATGGGGAAGAAGTATTCTCAAACATGATTCTGGATGATGGTGGCGATGCGACCCTGCTGCTGCATTTGGGTAGCCGTGCCGAAAAAGATTTGTCTGTGGTGGCTAACCCTACCTCAGAAGAAGAAGTCTGTTTGTTTAACGCGATTAAAGCCAAACTGAAAACAGATTCAAGCTGGTATTCCAACCGTTTGGCCGCGATTAAAGGCGTGACTGAAGAAACCACTACCGGCGTGCATAGACTGTATCAAATGCACAAAGAGGGCAAATTGGCTTTCCCGGCGATTAACGTGAACGACTCTGTGACCAAGTCCAAGTTTGATAACTTGTATGGTTGCCGTGAATCACTGGTTGACGGTATCAAACGTGCGACCGATGTGATGATTGCAGGCAAAATTGCCGTCGTTGCTGGTTACGGTGACGTGGGTAAAGGCTCTGCACAAGCATTGCGTGCGTTGTCTGCCCAGGTATGGGTGACTGAAATTGACCCGATTTGCGCCTTGCAAGCAGCGATGGAAGGTTACCGCGTGGTGACCATGGATTACGCAGCCGAGCATGCCGACATTTTTGTCACGGCAACGGGCAACTACCATGTGATCACCCATGACCATATGGCCAAAATGAAAGACCAGGCCATTGTGTGTAATATTGGCCACTTTGATAACGAAATCGACGTTGCTGGCATTGAAAAATACCAGTGGGACGAGATCAAACCACAAGTGGACCATGTGATTTTCCCGGATGGTAAGCGCATCATCCTGTTGGCTAAAGGCCGCCTGGTTAACCTGGGTTGCGGCACCGGCCATCCAAGCTATGTCATGAGCTCCAGTTTTGCTAACCAGACCATCGCGCAAATTGAGCTGTTTACGCGAATTGAGCAATATCCGGTGGGCGTGTATACCTTGCCCAAGCATCTGGATGAAAAAGTGGCCATCTTGCAGTTGAAAAAACTCAACGCGCAATTGACCACGCTGACAGACGCACAAGCTGCGTATATTGGTGTGAGCAAAAGTGGCCCATACAAGCCAGATCACTATAGATATTAA
- a CDS encoding phage holin family protein: MFKLLVVWVLNAVALMAVTYLVPGIHVANFKAALVAALVIGLVNVLIKPLLVILTLPITLLTLGLFILVINGLLFWAVGNYLQGFSVSSILIGVIGALVYSVISGVLSAIVLDDKD, translated from the coding sequence ATGTTTAAGTTACTGGTTGTCTGGGTATTAAATGCAGTGGCATTGATGGCGGTGACCTATCTGGTCCCCGGTATTCATGTGGCGAACTTTAAAGCGGCATTAGTGGCCGCTTTGGTGATTGGCCTGGTAAATGTGCTGATTAAACCTTTGCTGGTGATTCTCACGTTACCCATCACTTTACTCACGCTAGGCCTGTTTATACTGGTCATTAACGGGCTGCTATTTTGGGCGGTCGGCAATTATCTGCAAGGCTTTTCGGTCAGTTCAATCCTCATTGGTGTGATTGGGGCGCTGGTTTACAGTGTGATCTCAGGCGTACTGAGTGCGATTGTCCTGGATGATAAAGATTGA
- the metF gene encoding methylenetetrahydrofolate reductase [NAD(P)H], translating to MNNKTSFSFEFFPPKTAEGMANLRNVRNELAAFSPEFFSVTFGAGGSTRDRTMDSVLEIQAEGHGAAPHISCISSSKEEIRELLQAYQAKGIKRLVTLRGDIPSGEVSAGDFKYANELVSFIRAETGDWFHLEVAAYPEFHPEAGSAQKDLENFKRKIDAGANSAITQYFYNVDAYFRFVEAAQKLGVAAPIIPGIMPIYNYTQLARFSSGCGAEIPRWLRLRLEAYGDDLPSLRAFGADVVTDICAKLIAAGVDKMHFYTLNQAGIIGQIIRQL from the coding sequence GTGAATAATAAAACTTCTTTCAGTTTTGAATTCTTTCCGCCAAAAACCGCGGAAGGCATGGCTAATCTACGTAATGTGCGCAACGAGTTGGCCGCATTTTCGCCTGAGTTTTTCTCGGTAACTTTTGGCGCTGGCGGGTCTACGCGTGATCGCACCATGGATAGCGTGCTGGAAATACAGGCCGAAGGCCATGGTGCTGCGCCGCATATCTCTTGTATTTCTTCCAGTAAAGAAGAAATTCGCGAGCTGCTACAGGCCTACCAGGCCAAAGGCATCAAGCGCTTGGTCACGCTGCGTGGCGATATTCCTTCTGGTGAAGTGAGTGCAGGTGACTTTAAGTACGCCAACGAATTGGTGAGCTTTATCCGTGCCGAGACCGGTGACTGGTTTCACCTCGAAGTGGCGGCTTATCCTGAGTTTCACCCGGAAGCAGGCTCTGCGCAAAAAGACCTCGAAAACTTTAAACGTAAAATTGATGCAGGGGCTAACTCGGCGATTACGCAGTACTTTTATAACGTGGATGCATATTTCCGCTTTGTAGAAGCAGCGCAAAAACTGGGTGTTGCCGCGCCGATTATTCCCGGCATTATGCCTATCTACAATTACACGCAATTGGCGCGTTTTTCTAGTGGCTGTGGTGCTGAGATTCCACGCTGGTTACGTTTGCGCCTGGAGGCTTATGGTGACGATTTGCCGTCATTGCGTGCGTTTGGCGCCGATGTGGTCACCGATATTTGTGCCAAGCTCATCGCTGCCGGCGTCGATAAAATGCATTTTTACACGCTGAATCAGGCCGGGATTATTGGCCAGATTATTCGGCAGTTATAG
- a CDS encoding DUF494 family protein, translating to MLEVLIFIYQNYWDKHDALELKETDETIMAYELSQAGFNHQDILHAVDWVKDLRRSVQQPRYLHDPAAIRIFCEMERSKINDESLNFLTLLQRSDIITAYERDLIVDRGMVLPQETLSMEDIRWITMMVLWDETRKQDYLFVEDALFNPQGLSLQ from the coding sequence ATGTTGGAAGTATTGATATTTATTTATCAAAATTACTGGGATAAACATGATGCGTTAGAGTTGAAAGAAACCGACGAAACCATCATGGCTTACGAGTTATCCCAGGCTGGATTTAACCATCAGGACATTCTGCACGCGGTAGACTGGGTGAAAGACCTGCGCCGCTCGGTACAACAACCGCGCTATTTGCACGACCCGGCGGCCATTCGCATTTTTTGCGAAATGGAGCGTAGCAAGATTAATGACGAAAGCCTTAACTTTCTCACGCTGCTGCAACGCAGTGACATCATCACGGCCTACGAGCGCGACTTGATTGTCGATCGTGGCATGGTGCTGCCACAAGAAACGCTGAGCATGGAAGATATCCGCTGGATCACCATGATGGTGCTATGGGACGAAACACGCAAACAAGACTACTTGTTTGTAGAAGACGCCTTGTTTAATCCACAAGGTCTTTCACTGCAATAA
- the dprA gene encoding DNA-processing protein DprA, which translates to MTTTAEHIAPWIALSLVKGLGSVTYCQLLLNFKTPEAILAAPSSALRELVSKEVADGIQRAMEDPHIAHTLAWLDQTDNHLITLGDPYYPQRLLDTDQPPPVLYAKGNLQMLKRPCLAIVGSRHATPQGEATAENFAESLCRAGLVVVSGLALGIDGAAHRGALKADGATIAVVGTGLDIVYPARHKTLAHQIAQYGLILSEYPLGTPSLTHNFPRRNRIISGLSEGCLVVEANIDSGSLITAKQAIEQGREVFAIPGSIHSPVAKGCHALIKQGAKLVESTEDILSELRHIRLPNQALLISPNGPSPDWTNLPAEASPVLVCMGFDPLFAEQISARSGLTPEQVSTMLTLLELEGVVSHLASGQFQRLA; encoded by the coding sequence GTGACGACAACTGCTGAACATATTGCGCCATGGATTGCACTCAGCCTGGTCAAGGGGCTGGGCAGCGTCACTTACTGCCAGCTACTCCTCAATTTTAAAACGCCAGAAGCCATTCTGGCTGCGCCCTCTTCTGCACTGCGCGAGCTGGTCAGCAAAGAGGTCGCCGATGGCATCCAGCGTGCGATGGAGGACCCGCACATTGCGCACACGCTGGCCTGGCTAGATCAAACAGATAACCACCTGATTACCCTGGGCGACCCCTATTATCCGCAACGGCTGCTGGACACCGACCAGCCACCGCCGGTGCTATATGCCAAAGGCAATCTGCAAATGCTTAAACGCCCTTGCCTGGCCATTGTCGGTAGTCGCCATGCGACGCCGCAAGGTGAAGCTACCGCTGAAAACTTTGCCGAGAGCCTGTGCCGGGCCGGATTAGTCGTAGTGAGTGGCTTGGCGCTGGGCATAGATGGCGCAGCACACCGCGGCGCCCTCAAAGCAGATGGTGCCACCATTGCGGTGGTCGGCACCGGGCTGGATATTGTTTACCCGGCGCGGCATAAAACACTGGCACACCAGATTGCGCAATATGGGCTGATCCTGTCTGAATACCCCTTGGGTACGCCATCCCTCACGCACAACTTCCCCCGGCGCAACCGCATTATCAGCGGCCTGTCTGAAGGCTGCCTGGTGGTAGAAGCTAATATCGACAGCGGCTCATTAATTACCGCCAAACAAGCGATTGAACAAGGGCGCGAAGTGTTTGCCATTCCAGGCTCGATTCATTCACCAGTGGCAAAAGGCTGTCACGCTCTCATCAAGCAAGGCGCAAAACTGGTCGAATCCACCGAAGATATATTGAGTGAATTACGGCACATCCGCCTGCCAAACCAGGCCTTATTGATTAGCCCGAATGGGCCATCACCCGATTGGACTAATTTACCCGCCGAAGCAAGCCCTGTCTTGGTTTGCATGGGGTTTGACCCCTTGTTTGCCGAACAGATCTCGGCCCGCTCAGGCTTGACGCCCGAACAAGTTTCCACCATGCTAACACTACTTGAATTAGAAGGTGTGGTCAGCCATCTCGCCAGCGGTCAATTCCAACGACTGGCTTAA
- a CDS encoding LysM peptidoglycan-binding domain-containing protein — MTKIVQIITLLALACSSLLAHAEEIPLRPQHPDRHVVVKGDTLWDISSKFLKNPWQWPQIWQLNREHIKNPHWIYPGDVIVLDTSSGKPVLKLVRESVTLEPGVIVTPIKGDAIPAIQPNTILPFLSKPMLISPEDLKAAPRIIAAQEEREILSPGTHIYVQGLPESDRSVWAIYREGEPVKNPENGEILGNEAHYLGEAKLSRPGQPATLTITQAKEEIALKDKLIAVEDSLNPAYIPHAPDMQIEGQIARVSEGINETGYGRVVVLNRGEEQGVERGHVLSVLRKGVSMIDPESDPKHPVTIQLPDEPVGLVMVFKTFAKLSYALVMQASQPIHTEDVVRTP; from the coding sequence ATGACCAAAATTGTTCAAATTATAACCTTGCTTGCGCTGGCTTGTAGCAGCTTGTTGGCGCATGCCGAAGAAATTCCTTTACGTCCGCAACATCCAGATCGCCACGTGGTGGTCAAAGGCGATACGCTGTGGGACATTTCTTCCAAGTTTCTCAAAAACCCATGGCAATGGCCACAAATCTGGCAACTTAACCGCGAGCACATCAAAAACCCGCACTGGATTTACCCGGGCGATGTGATTGTACTCGACACCAGCAGCGGCAAGCCGGTGTTAAAACTGGTGCGCGAATCGGTCACGCTGGAGCCGGGTGTAATTGTGACGCCGATTAAAGGCGATGCGATTCCTGCCATCCAACCTAACACCATTCTGCCATTCTTAAGCAAACCAATGCTGATTTCGCCAGAAGACCTGAAAGCGGCACCGAGAATTATTGCCGCACAGGAAGAACGTGAAATATTGAGCCCCGGCACGCATATTTACGTGCAGGGTTTGCCAGAGTCGGATAGATCAGTCTGGGCCATTTACCGCGAGGGTGAGCCAGTCAAAAACCCGGAAAATGGTGAAATTTTAGGCAACGAAGCGCATTACCTGGGGGAAGCCAAACTCTCACGCCCAGGCCAGCCAGCCACGTTAACCATCACCCAGGCCAAAGAAGAAATTGCCCTTAAAGACAAGCTGATCGCCGTGGAAGACAGCCTCAACCCGGCTTACATCCCACATGCGCCTGACATGCAGATTGAAGGCCAGATTGCGCGAGTGAGTGAAGGCATTAACGAAACAGGGTATGGCCGCGTCGTAGTGCTTAATCGAGGTGAAGAGCAAGGCGTTGAGCGCGGCCATGTGTTGTCTGTGCTACGCAAAGGTGTCAGCATGATTGACCCCGAGTCCGACCCCAAGCATCCGGTCACGATTCAGCTACCCGATGAACCAGTGGGTCTGGTGATGGTATTTAAAACCTTTGCCAAACTCTCATATGCTTTAGTGATGCAGGCCTCACAGCCTATTCATACAGAAGATGTGGTTCGCACCCCATGA
- the def gene encoding peptide deformylase, which produces MALLPILQYPDPRLHTVAKRVQVFDAALQQLVSDMAETMYDAPGIGLAATQVDQHIQLIVIDLSKEKNDLLVLINPKIIAEAGSQDYEEGCLSVPGVYENVTRAEFITVEAQDATGKTYKLDADGLLSVCIQHEMDHLKGKVFVEYLSTLKRNRIRSKMVKHAREIERNSY; this is translated from the coding sequence ATGGCACTACTTCCAATTTTGCAATATCCTGACCCGCGCTTGCACACGGTGGCTAAGCGAGTACAGGTATTTGATGCCGCATTGCAGCAGCTGGTGAGCGATATGGCCGAGACCATGTATGATGCGCCGGGCATCGGGCTGGCTGCCACGCAGGTCGATCAGCACATTCAGTTGATTGTGATTGATTTAAGCAAAGAAAAAAATGATTTGCTGGTGCTGATTAATCCTAAAATCATTGCCGAGGCGGGTAGCCAGGATTACGAAGAAGGGTGTTTGTCGGTGCCTGGTGTGTATGAGAATGTGACGCGGGCCGAGTTCATCACGGTAGAGGCGCAGGACGCCACCGGTAAAACATATAAGCTGGATGCCGATGGCCTGCTCAGTGTCTGTATTCAGCATGAAATGGATCACCTCAAAGGCAAGGTATTTGTTGAGTATCTGTCAACGCTCAAACGTAACCGTATCCGCAGCAAAATGGTCAAACACGCGCGCGAAATCGAACGCAATAGTTATTAG
- the fmt gene encoding methionyl-tRNA formyltransferase: protein MRIIYAGTPEFAVPALQGLIDAGHEIVMVLTQPDRPAGRGMQLKASPVKQLALQHGLRVFQPESLKPAEVQAEVAAVNADVMIVAAYGLIIPTAVLNIPKRGCYNIHGSLLPRWRGAAPIHRAILAGDAETGVTIMEVVPKLDAGNMVSKWAVAITEADTTQSLHDAISREGARLMVEAMHILQSTGELRSEVQDESLVTYAHKLEKSESAIDWTLSAQQLSRQVRAFNPFPVATAKFKQQVCKVWFAQSATGQGRPGTVLETQPLRVACGDGVLEVLELQMPGGKRQTAQQFVQGQHVQVGDQFS from the coding sequence ATGCGAATTATTTATGCCGGAACCCCGGAGTTTGCCGTGCCTGCTTTGCAGGGCTTGATTGATGCTGGCCATGAGATTGTCATGGTATTAACCCAGCCAGACCGCCCGGCTGGCCGTGGCATGCAGCTAAAAGCCAGCCCGGTCAAACAGCTGGCCCTGCAACATGGCTTACGGGTGTTTCAGCCGGAGAGCCTCAAACCTGCAGAAGTACAGGCAGAGGTCGCTGCGGTGAATGCCGATGTCATGATAGTGGCGGCTTATGGCCTGATTATCCCGACTGCCGTACTGAATATCCCCAAGCGTGGCTGTTACAACATTCATGGCTCATTGCTGCCGCGTTGGCGCGGTGCGGCACCAATTCATAGAGCCATCCTGGCTGGCGATGCCGAAACGGGCGTCACCATTATGGAGGTGGTGCCTAAGCTGGATGCAGGCAATATGGTCAGTAAATGGGCGGTTGCTATTACCGAGGCCGACACCACCCAAAGCCTGCATGATGCGATTAGCCGTGAAGGTGCGCGTTTAATGGTGGAAGCCATGCACATATTGCAAAGCACAGGCGAGCTCCGTTCTGAAGTACAGGATGAGTCATTGGTCACCTATGCGCACAAATTGGAGAAATCCGAATCTGCCATAGACTGGACACTCTCTGCGCAGCAACTGTCACGTCAGGTGCGTGCGTTTAATCCTTTTCCGGTGGCGACTGCCAAGTTTAAACAGCAAGTGTGCAAAGTATGGTTTGCGCAGTCTGCGACTGGCCAGGGCCGGCCTGGTACTGTGCTGGAAACACAGCCATTGCGAGTCGCTTGTGGCGACGGCGTGCTGGAGGTTCTCGAATTGCAAATGCCGGGTGGTAAGCGGCAAACAGCGCAGCAGTTTGTGCAAGGGCAGCATGTGCAGGTGGGCGACCAGTTTTCTTAA